From the Triticum urartu cultivar G1812 chromosome 4, Tu2.1, whole genome shotgun sequence genome, the window CAACTCTGGCCAAGGACACCGGCTCCCCCGTGCTGCTGAGACATGGGAAACCACCGCTGATGGCTGCCTTCCTTGGGATCTGTCGGCAAGGTCCGAGGTCTATCAGTCGCGATtggagagaggagaggaggcggcCACTGAAGCCTTGCCGACGTTGACACCCCTCTACCGGGTTGGCTGCAGCAGGGTACCAAAGGAGGAAGTTGAGGTGATGTGAAGGCACGGTGGCGCATAGGATATGGCAAGGCGAGGGCACAGGTGGAGGAAGGACATGAGTCGCGGTGCACGAGCATGCTACTCCTCAACTTTGTTGCGCCATCTTCTCTGTTCCCCAACGGATGTGACTCTTCTCCTCGAGAAGAAACCGGCATGCAGGGGGATCCGGTCGAAGAAGAGGAGGAGAGGCAGCGTTGGGCAGAGGAGAAGGAGCAGAAGGGGCACGGCAGCGGCGGTTGTGAGCAGGAGAGGAGATACAAGGCATGGGGTGTGGGGATCGAGGACGGAAGGGGATTGGCAGCTAGGTTTTCACCTGCTTTGACCGCGCACACAACATAAGGGACCCCAAGATTTCTTCTCGTTGTAACTGCAAAACGGGCCGTGAGGAAAGGAGCCCCACATGTCATCTGTTGTAGCATGAAAGAGCAATGTACAGCCGGCCGTGAGGAAAGGAGCCTGTTGTAGCATGAAAGAGCAATGTACAGCCGGCCGTGAGGAAAGGAGCCTCACATGTCATCTGTTGTAGCATGAAAGAGTAATGTACAGAGAAACTAACGGCGAGATTTTTGACAGCACTGTAAAATCCAGCCAGCGAGGCAGATCATGCGCGCGCTGCAGATGCCCCAGGTGAGCGGGTAGCACAGCGGGATTTATATGTTTGATATGCAGATAggtttagagagagagagagagagcgcaATCCATGATGAATATTATTGTTCAATTAattagagagagagagcaatCCATGATGAATATTATTGTTCAATtaattagagagagagagagagcaatccATGACGAAGATTATTGTTCAATTAATTATATTTGTAAGATTAATTGCATTTAATATTGTTTCAAGATGTCATCCGGTCTAGAATCAAAAGAGATAACATTTACAAGGAGTACTGTACTCCTTTTACTATTGAAAAACATGCACCCATCATATGAATAGAGCACATGAGATGTTCGGCTTGAATGAATAATAGAGTATGTATCTACAATACCTAATCAAACGACTAACTTTGGTTGGCCATGTGTCTTGAATAAATACCCAGAGCATATGAAATGGGAATTAATATTTTAACCATTTTTTACCAGGCAGAACCATATTTTGCTCCTATAAAAGTCTATATTACCCCAGAAACTCTTAAAGAAGAAAGTAGAACAAAAACAACCCAAAGGACCATGAAATAAGCCGATGTTGCCCAAGCCCACAGCCTAGGGCCCCCAAGCTCAGCACCAAATACTATGCGGCGGAGAACCAAAACTGTGATACAACCAAAAGATGTTGCGAAGAAGACCATAAGTGAGAAGCTGAGACCAGCAGCATTGTCTATGTACAGTGGTTCCTGGTAGGCAAAGAAATTGTACACTGTGTTGATCGACCACGGAACACCAATGCCAACGTATATGTTCACTGAATTGCTGCAGCAAAGAAACTAATCAGTCCCACTCCGCTCCAGCCTGAGGAATTAACAACAATAAAAAACTTCATGCCTCGAACTGGTTCAAGAGGATGTGTGTACAAACGAACCTGCAAGTGATGTTGGCAATTGCAGAGTCTGCAGTAACTTGACGCTCGGCAGCAATCTTGCTAGCGACTAGATCCGGCCATGAGGTTCCAGCAGCCAGCGCTGTGAATGCTATAACATATGGGTTTAGTCCTACACAGAAAGGTAGATTTTCCATCAGCATACAGGCAGTTACATCTAGGTGAGCAGATGAAAATCAGACATATGCAAGAGCAGGTTACAACCTGTGACACAGCTTATCTGGTCTGTAATCTTGGTGACCCCATAGGCAATACCACTTATGAAGATCAGAGAGAAAATAAAAGCAATCCATCCATGTGCGATTTGATACGGGGGCACAAGAGCAAACAACAATTTCCAAGGTGCGATGATTGAGTTCCAACATATTAAGATAAATCTCAGGCAGACAGAATCCATTTTCTTTAGCTCGGGACTCTCCAGCTGCATATATTAACAAATCACTTAATATTCTAGAAGTTCTGAGACAGAAAACGTACTTCTTCTGTTTTAAGTCAGCTTTCAGTGTATACTCTGATGACTGAAACAATAAGTACGTTCTAGGTGTGTCAAAGCACACATATTGGAAACTATTAAAATAAAGATAACCCATATTGGTACACCGGAAATAGCAGAGGATGCAGGAGGTGTACGCGCAATCAATTTCAGCATGATAAGTAATTGATAAAGTTCTCTGAACAGTGTAAGTTTTGCCAAGCACTTTATGTATGTATAGTTCCACTGGATAGGTACCTAGCAGTAAACTTATCAATTGTAGGCAGCCAAAAGTCTAGAACATGCTTCACATGCTTGTCATGCGCTCATTGGACAGACAAATAAATAGGACAAGTTCAGCTACATTAATATAATAACCAAAATAAGTATTTTGACACGAGATACAAGGTAAATGTAAACAAGGAGCAGCATCAACAAACTTGAAACTATGGGATACAAAATAACTGTAAATTAAATTACCATTACAGCATCCACAAATTGTTGCCGCCAAACGGAAAGCCAGTAAGTATCCTCTTGTGTGTTCTTTACTACAAGCATTGTTTTGGACGACTCTTCTATATCCTTTTCCGGAACATGATGATACCCTGCGGGTGTCCAACCATACAAAGAATTACTTTTGAGTTGTTTAACAAAACATTTTTAGCCATGAACAGCGGAGAAATATTAATGGATGGATTCAAGAAAAGAAGCCAGAGAGGCAAGTATCTCCCTCCCCTCCATCCCATGTCGCCCCTGCGCGGCGGCCGGgaggaaaccctagcccgccgcCACCAGGGTCCCCCAGCTctccttccccctcccccgccgccgccacagGGCTCGGCCGGGCAAAGCCcgccaggcggcggcggcggcagggcatttttgattcctcgcaggagggggccggcgcgGGGCTGCTCCTTCCAGCTGGGACGCGGCGCTGGCGACGCAGCGTGGCGGCGCGCTGCTGCGGTGGCGGGCGTAGCTGGGCATCAGGCGGCGCGGTGgctggcggtggcggtggcggcggctgggcttcggccagATCCGTCGGGCTTCTTCCGTCGAGGCGCGGGCGAGGGCGGCATGGATCCGTCCTCCCGGATGGTATTGGTGGTGCGCACAGGTCCGGGTGGTGCGGCCGGCTGCTGGGGGCTGGTTCCGATCCGCCGGCCCGGTGATGGCGCGGGGCCGATCTGGTGGTGCGTGCCCGGCGGCTCCGGCGCTTGGAGCTCGCCGGGCGACGCGGGTAGGGTAGCGGTTGGGTGTGGCCGTTGCTCCGGCCGTGGGCGGCGTGGGGAGGTCCGGCGCATGGTGGCTTCCCGGTATCGTGGCGGCTTCACGGTGACTCGGCGGATCTGCCTGCAGCGGCGGCCGACTTCTCCGGCGTTGGCTCGTCTGTGATCGGACCGTTTCGACCTTCGCCCCATCTCCTCGTCGCCCGGGCGCTACTTCCATCGAAGGGCTGGCCCTCTCCCAGCTGCGGTCCATTGCTTGTCTCGCGCCCGGTGCAGCAGGACCGAGCTCGTCTCGCGCACGGTGCAGCAGGACTGACATCGTCCCCCTCACGGTGCTGCAGGACCGAGCTCGTCTTGCGCTCGGGGCTGCAGGACGGGTCAATGGATGCCAGTGCTGGTCGGCCTATTGGGTCTCGACGCTGGGGGTCGCCCAGGGGTGCGAAAGGAGGGACCTTTCCGCCAGTCTCTTTGGTTGTGGTAGCGGCGGGTCTCGAGTGAGGTGGTGTGAAGGTCTTGGATGCCAGGGCGGTGGCAGCGCGGTGCTCTTGGGCAGATCCCGTGGCTTGGTGCTGCCCGATGGCCATGGCCGTGTGGGTGGCGTGGTAGCCGGGGTGTTGCGTTCATAAGTGTTGGCCGGGGTGAAAACCTGTATCTTTGGACGGACCGGCGACGCAAAgctcgttcccttcttgaaggcgtcgtcgCGGCTCTCACTGCCCGTCGTGCGGCTCCAGGGGAAACTCTGATCCTCGGATCGGGCGATGGCGGCGCTCCGGTGCCATATCCTTCCTGAAGGCGCTGCCTTGGAGTCCACGGTTCGTCGTATGCGGCTTCATCTCTTCGTGGTGGTAGTGCTAGGGGTGGTGTTGCTGTGCTCAGCGCCTATGTATCCTGCCTTGGGTGTGTGTGGTGGCGGCGTGCATTTGTACCAGGTGATGTTGACCTTTGCTTTATATATACAGCGGGGCAGTAGCCTTTTTCGGTATATTAATGGATAGTTAATCTGCATAAACtacaagtaccatcaaacatcCCCGTGAAGAACAAATGTATTTTGTAGTACAGACAAATTAGTGTAATTGCAAAATGTCACATGAGTGCTAGAGTTGTAATTCACAAATTAACTCCCATGTAGTTTCAAACAGAAATAGGAAATCTGATGGAGACTGGATAAGTTAACTAGTGATAGGCACTTAATCATTTATTGGACTACACATGTGAATGTGTATAAACTCTGGCTCTTCTGGTTACATACAAAGAATATAGGTTCATTAGAGGAAACAGTACCCAACGTTCAGAAACTGTTTACCTGCATTGCTGTAAGAATGAAAGGAGAATATATCCACAACATCATCATTCTCGCTGGGTAGTATGTCACTATTTTCATCACAATTTTTGTCATGGTGAAGTGAAGTATCTTCTGCTGGAACCCAATCTTCAGGTCTCTCACCTCTGACCCTGATTGCAACACATCAAATTGCAAACATCAGAAAAAATAAATGCATAATTAATTTCTCAATGACCAATTGGTGACATGCAATTTAGGTAAGAGAAATATCTTGAGGACTAGAACCATACAAAGGGATTGACACATATGGCCACCGCTTATCCTGCGCATACGCATGAACCAGAAGTAATCCATACTGCAAAACTGTTAGCAGGGCCTCCCAGAGGGTGATCACATTAGGTGTCCACACCTACACATAAGTGCAAAGTGTTCATTATTACCAACTGTACTCAGTAATTACAGTTAGATAGCACTACAAGAGAATATGACTTTACCTCTAAAATAATATACAGCCAGATGTATGCCCAGAATGACCAAAACAGCTCAACTAACCAAACACCTAAATCGGAAATCTTTTTCATAGAGCCTGCCCTTGGCATAACCACACAGACAGCATGGATCGGGAACAGATCGAACGCAGCAGAACCCACAAGTGTACCTGGACCTAAACCTGCAACAGAAGTACTACCAAATTAGATACAATTAAATAAGATTTGTGTAAAAATATTTACGTCAATCAGTTAACTATACCTCCTGCTGTCAGTTGACCGAGATTACGGATTGCATCGATTGTTGCGAGGGAGATCTGGGGAAAGCTGGTACCAAAAGCAAGCAGAGCAATGTCCGCTATAGTGTAGTTCCAAACCTTCTCATGCTTCACGATAGGCGTATTTGTTTCTGTATCAATTGTAACTACCTCCCGAGAGTGGTTTGTGATGCTCTCCATCGACTTGAAGAACCGGGCAGTGATCGCGGATAAACCAATAAAACAGTACGCTAGGGCAACAGTACAAAGGAAAGCACGAACACCATTTGGAAGCAGTGTTTCGCCATTGAACAGCAGGTACGCATCGCATGATCGAGTGGTACTTCCCATTGTAGTGTTGGCCATCAGACGCGTGCCATAAGACTATATGATTTAGTTCTGGTTCCTGCTACAACCAATGCATATTTCATCAGGTACTACTACTAACATGAAGCAATATAATGCTCAGCTCAGGAAGCAGAAGATAAGCAATGACGAACATGGTATTGTATTTATAACCGACGCCCACATACATAACGAACTTAAGGACGTAGCTAAGTGGGTCGACAACAAACTTAACAACATCAAGAGTCTTTTGATGGAAAGCCTATGCACACACGAGTGATCTGGCAAGCTACCAAACAGTTCTTGGACCTTCTGAAGCAAAATTAGCACTTCCTAACCACATGGAAACTCAGTTGTTCTTCCAGATAGTATTTACAGGTTGTTTAGGGAAAAGATAGCAACAAGAACAGAAAGGAGCTTCCTTTGGCAGTATCAGGAGTTCAGGACCCATGGCGCAGTCAGAATATACTTGTGCAATAAAGGTGTTTGCTCTCAAGTCCCAACCAGAATATCACTAGTGCTTcaactcaaaaaaaaaaaaatcaCTAGTGCAAACTATGCGAATTAATTAACAGGACTAAATCCCAATACAGTACTAGAAAAAATCAACAGTCTTGAGCCACTCACTTGCTAAAGAGAAGATAACTTCTTTTTCAACCCACTCATGTTTGCCCACGGATTGCTGCAGGCTTGCCGCTCCACCAGGATCTGGGCAAGACGAAACTAACTAATTCATAGGTCAAAGGGGGGAGATGAGATCCTCCCCGACTTCttggaagagagagagagagagagagagagagagagaagaatgtTCCCCGATAATGGGAAAGCGAAGGTGCTCcgaggagagggggagaaggaCGGGCGTGCGTGGGTTACCGGGGGTGAGGAAGAAGATGTAGCTGGAGAAGCAGCGGCGATGTGGGCTCCCCGAGGCGGTGACGTGTGTGCATGCCACTCCTCTCCGATTGATTCGTCTTCCTCTGTTTCCGAATCTGGGGATTTGTTCCCCAAATCTTTTCTTTTGGTTTTCTTTTAAGTTGATCTTCTGGTTGGTGGTGAGCAAAGCAAAAAAAAGGCCTAGCTACGCTAGGTCCTCCTTGGGAGCCTTGCAAGAAGAGCATATAGTACAACCATGATGTGTCGTTGCCCACAAAGTCATGTCTTTTTAATTAAAAATTGTTTGGATAGATGGGTGTGATTGGTGAAATGAAGAGACAAAAAATTATTTGAACACATGTTGTGATTGGTGGAATGAAGACtaaaaaaattataaaaaataaaGTCCGGGATAGGCTGCACCTACATGGCGCATGGTCCCGATACGCCCGCGCAACCTTATATCCAACTCATATATGGGCTAAGTTAGTTTCTTTTTGTTCTCCCATGCCGTGTCGCTCTCGCGAGCGACCGGGGAACCCTAAACGCCGCGCCTCTGACCCTCCCTCCTCTGCCCttccccctcgccgccgcccaggGACGCCGTCGGACGAAGCTCGATC encodes:
- the LOC125551470 gene encoding magnesium/proton exchanger 1 — its product is MANTTMGSTTRSCDAYLLFNGETLLPNGVRAFLCTVALAYCFIGLSAITARFFKSMESITNHSREVVTIDTETNTPIVKHEKVWNYTIADIALLAFGTSFPQISLATIDAIRNLGQLTAGGLGPGTLVGSAAFDLFPIHAVCVVMPRAGSMKKISDLGVWLVELFWSFWAYIWLYIILEVWTPNVITLWEALLTVLQYGLLLVHAYAQDKRWPYVSIPLVRGERPEDWVPAEDTSLHHDKNCDENSDILPSENDDVVDIFSFHSYSNAGYHHVPEKDIEESSKTMLVVKNTQEDTYWLSVWRQQFVDAVMLESPELKKMDSVCLRFILICWNSIIAPWKLLFALVPPYQIAHGWIAFIFSLIFISGIAYGVTKITDQISCVTGLNPYVIAFTALAAGTSWPDLVASKIAAERQVTADSAIANITCSNSVNIYVGIGVPWSINTVYNFFAYQEPLYIDNAAGLSFSLMVFFATSFGCITVLVLRRIVFGAELGGPRLWAWATSAYFMVLWVVFVLLSSLRVSGVI